In one window of Streptomyces roseofulvus DNA:
- the argH gene encoding argininosuccinate lyase, whose amino-acid sequence MSSNNGDVRLWGGRFADGPAEALAKLSASVHFDWRLAPYDIAGSRAHARVLRKAGLLTEDELTRMLAGLDQLEADVADGSFVGTIADEDVHTALERGLLERLGAELGGKLRAGRSRNDQVATLFRMYLRDHARIIGGLVADLQDALVGLAEAHPDVAMPGRTHLQHAQPVLFAHHVLAHVQSLSRDAERLRQWDTRTAVSPYGSGALAGSSLGLDPEAVAKDLGFERGSAGNSIDGTASRDFVAEFAFITAMIGVNLSRIAEEIIIWNTKEFSFVTLHDAFSTGSSIMPQKKNPDIAELARGKSGRLIGNLSGLMATLKALPLAYNRDLQEDKEPVFDSCDQLEVLLPAFTGMMATLTVNRDRMEELAPAGFSLATDIAEWLVKQGVPFRVAHEVAGECVKVAESEGKELDELTDEQFAKISEHLTPEVRTVLDVPGALASRDGRGGTAPSAVATQLIEVKADLVVQHAWATAKQK is encoded by the coding sequence GTGAGCAGCAACAACGGTGACGTCCGGCTCTGGGGCGGGCGCTTCGCCGACGGTCCGGCCGAGGCCCTCGCGAAGCTCTCCGCCTCGGTCCACTTCGACTGGCGTCTCGCGCCGTACGACATCGCCGGATCCCGCGCGCACGCGCGCGTGCTCCGCAAGGCGGGGCTGCTCACCGAGGACGAGCTGACCAGGATGCTGGCCGGGCTCGACCAGCTGGAGGCGGACGTCGCCGACGGCTCCTTCGTCGGCACCATCGCCGACGAGGACGTCCACACCGCCCTGGAGCGGGGTCTCCTGGAGCGGCTCGGTGCCGAGCTCGGCGGCAAGCTGCGGGCCGGGCGGTCCCGGAACGACCAGGTCGCCACCCTCTTCCGGATGTACCTCCGGGACCACGCCCGGATCATCGGCGGGCTCGTCGCCGACCTCCAGGACGCGCTGGTCGGCCTCGCCGAGGCGCACCCGGACGTCGCCATGCCCGGCCGGACCCACCTCCAGCACGCCCAGCCGGTGCTCTTCGCCCACCACGTCCTGGCCCACGTCCAGTCCCTCTCCCGGGACGCCGAGCGGCTGCGCCAGTGGGACACCCGGACCGCGGTCTCCCCGTACGGCTCCGGCGCCCTCGCCGGCTCTTCCCTCGGGCTCGACCCGGAGGCGGTCGCCAAGGACCTCGGCTTCGAGCGCGGCTCGGCCGGGAACTCGATCGACGGCACGGCCTCCCGCGACTTCGTCGCCGAGTTCGCGTTCATCACCGCGATGATCGGCGTCAACCTCTCCCGGATCGCGGAGGAGATCATCATCTGGAACACGAAGGAGTTCTCCTTCGTGACCCTCCACGACGCCTTCTCCACCGGCTCGTCGATCATGCCGCAGAAGAAGAACCCGGACATCGCCGAGCTGGCCCGGGGCAAGTCCGGTCGGCTCATCGGCAACCTGTCCGGCCTGATGGCCACCCTCAAGGCCCTGCCGCTCGCCTACAACCGCGACCTCCAGGAGGACAAGGAGCCGGTCTTCGACTCCTGCGACCAGCTGGAGGTCCTGCTCCCCGCCTTCACCGGCATGATGGCCACACTCACCGTCAACCGCGACCGCATGGAGGAACTGGCCCCGGCCGGCTTCTCCCTCGCCACCGACATCGCCGAGTGGCTGGTCAAGCAGGGCGTGCCGTTCCGGGTCGCCCACGAGGTGGCCGGCGAGTGCGTCAAGGTCGCCGAGTCCGAGGGCAAGGAGCTGGACGAGCTGACGGACGAGCAGTTCGCCAAGATCTCCGAGCACCTCACCCCCGAGGTCCGCACCGTCCTCGACGTCCCCGGCGCCCTCGCCTCCCGCGACGGCCGGGGCGGCACCGCCCCCTCCGCCGTCGCCACCCAGCTGATCGAGGTCAAGGCCGACCTGGTCGTCCAGCACGCCTGGGCCACCGCCAAGCAGAAGTAA
- a CDS encoding helix-turn-helix domain-containing protein encodes MSVDRTQVLRTAAALLSRKATATMDEVARAAGIGRATLHRHFAGRDALVRALEQMCIEEAEAALDAARIEEGPADDAVRRLVAASQPAAPLLSFLVTENQLFEGDGQNEGWARLDARLAALFRRGQEEGAFRIDLSPAWLCEAFYGLISSGAWAVADGRVAANDFSYMIAELLLGGARRSVEK; translated from the coding sequence ATGTCAGTCGACCGCACCCAGGTGCTCCGCACCGCCGCCGCCCTGCTCTCCCGCAAGGCGACCGCCACCATGGACGAGGTCGCCCGGGCCGCCGGCATCGGGCGGGCCACGCTCCACCGGCACTTCGCCGGGCGGGACGCGCTCGTGCGGGCGCTGGAGCAGATGTGCATCGAGGAGGCCGAGGCCGCGCTCGACGCGGCCCGGATCGAGGAGGGGCCCGCCGACGACGCCGTCCGGCGGCTCGTCGCCGCCTCCCAGCCCGCCGCCCCGCTGCTCTCCTTCCTCGTCACCGAGAACCAGCTGTTCGAGGGGGACGGGCAGAACGAGGGCTGGGCCCGGCTCGACGCCCGGCTCGCCGCCCTCTTCCGGCGCGGCCAGGAGGAGGGCGCCTTCCGGATCGACCTGAGCCCCGCCTGGCTCTGCGAGGCCTTCTACGGGCTGATCAGCTCGGGCGCCTGGGCCGTCGCCGACGGGCGCGTCGCCGCCAACGACTTTTCGTACATGATCGCCGAGCTGCTGCTCGGCGGAGCGCGCAGGAGCGTGGAGAAGTGA
- a CDS encoding HAD domain-containing protein, translating into MTKPLLLIDVDGPLNPYAARRERRPEGYRTHRMRPGGWFETKPLRVWLNPGHGPELLALAEAYELVWATTWKGEANEWIGPHLGLPELPFIDWPQMHGAAPDGTFWKTRYVLEYARGRPFAWVDDDITPYDHAYVERGHDTAALLLHVDPRLGLLRPDFDALADWAAAL; encoded by the coding sequence ATGACGAAGCCGCTGCTGCTGATCGACGTGGACGGACCGCTCAATCCCTACGCGGCGCGGCGCGAGCGCCGGCCGGAGGGATACCGGACGCACCGGATGCGGCCGGGGGGCTGGTTCGAGACCAAGCCGCTGCGGGTGTGGCTGAACCCCGGCCACGGGCCGGAGCTGCTCGCCCTGGCGGAGGCGTACGAGCTGGTGTGGGCGACGACGTGGAAGGGCGAGGCCAACGAGTGGATAGGCCCGCACCTGGGGCTGCCCGAGCTGCCGTTCATCGACTGGCCGCAGATGCACGGGGCCGCCCCGGACGGGACGTTCTGGAAGACCCGGTACGTCCTGGAGTACGCGCGGGGGCGGCCGTTCGCGTGGGTGGACGACGACATCACGCCGTACGACCACGCGTATGTGGAGCGGGGACACGACACCGCCGCCCTGCTGCTGCACGTCGATCCCCGGCTCGGACTGCTCCGGCCGGATTTCGACGCGCTCGCGGACTGGGCGGCGGCGCTGTGA